A portion of the Algimonas porphyrae genome contains these proteins:
- a CDS encoding glucose 1-dehydrogenase: MARFDLTGKVALVAGASRGIGEAIAHGLAEQGAHVICTSRKPVDCAKVADDIKAKGGSASFAELHLGELDHHDRVLAEIEKDHGRLDILINNGATNPHFGPAHSCTEAAYDKTFEVNTRGPYFLTSKAYPMLKRDGGGSVVNVASIDGLQPTEARVVYGMTKAALIAMTQGMAKEYSDDRKGQGVRVNALLPGPVDTKLASALKNAPGVDKYLDMTMAIKRFAQPDEMVGAVLFMVSDEASFYTGQCTIVDGGATL, translated from the coding sequence ATGGCCCGTTTCGATCTGACAGGAAAAGTTGCGCTCGTGGCCGGGGCTTCACGCGGCATTGGCGAAGCTATTGCGCATGGCCTGGCCGAACAGGGTGCGCATGTCATCTGTACATCGCGTAAGCCGGTAGACTGCGCCAAGGTTGCCGACGATATCAAAGCCAAGGGCGGATCCGCCAGCTTTGCCGAACTGCATCTGGGCGAACTTGATCATCATGACCGCGTGCTCGCAGAGATCGAGAAAGATCATGGCCGACTCGACATTCTGATCAATAACGGTGCGACCAATCCGCATTTCGGTCCTGCTCACAGCTGTACTGAAGCCGCTTATGACAAGACCTTTGAGGTCAATACGCGTGGTCCTTATTTCCTGACCAGTAAGGCTTATCCGATGTTGAAACGTGATGGCGGCGGTTCGGTTGTCAATGTGGCGTCGATCGATGGGTTGCAGCCAACGGAAGCACGGGTCGTCTACGGCATGACCAAGGCTGCCCTGATCGCAATGACGCAAGGTATGGCTAAGGAATATTCCGATGATCGCAAGGGGCAGGGCGTTCGCGTCAATGCCCTACTGCCGGGACCTGTCGATACAAAGCTCGCGTCTGCGCTGAAAAACGCTCCTGGCGTCGATAAATATCTCGACATGACGATGGCGATCAAACGTTTCGCGCAACCGGATGAAATGGTTGGCGCCGTGCTGTTCATGGTTTCTGACGAAGCCAGCTTCTATACTGGGCAATGCACGATCGTCGACGGTGGAGCGACTTTATAA
- a CDS encoding 5' nucleotidase, NT5C type: MSDDKRNLLSRPMIAVDMDHVMADTGSYLCDWLNERYDTSHDNESFVSLLSCLPDDQKQAMVAHVAEGSLMRDLPLMEGCREVLEDLNERFAITICTAAMEFPNTIAPKIDWLDRHFPFLERQLFIFCGYKQVLGTHYLVDDSPKHFNGFQGIPLLYDAPHNQAVSEYRRVTDWNDIQRYFASRH, translated from the coding sequence ATGTCCGACGACAAGAGAAATCTGCTGTCACGGCCCATGATCGCCGTCGATATGGATCATGTTATGGCTGACACAGGGAGCTATCTCTGTGACTGGCTCAATGAACGTTATGACACGAGCCATGACAATGAGAGCTTCGTGTCCCTGCTGAGCTGTCTTCCGGACGATCAGAAACAGGCGATGGTCGCCCATGTCGCGGAAGGGTCGCTGATGCGTGATCTGCCGCTCATGGAAGGTTGCCGGGAGGTCCTGGAAGATTTGAATGAACGGTTTGCGATTACGATTTGTACAGCTGCCATGGAGTTTCCGAATACGATTGCGCCTAAAATCGACTGGCTGGACAGGCATTTCCCTTTTCTGGAGCGCCAACTCTTCATCTTCTGCGGCTATAAGCAGGTGCTGGGGACCCACTATCTCGTCGACGATAGTCCTAAACATTTCAACGGCTTTCAGGGTATACCTCTTCTTTACGACGCGCCCCATAATCAAGCGGTTAGTGAGTATCGCCGTGTAACCGACTGGAACGATATTCAGCGATACTTCGCGTCACGACACTAA
- a CDS encoding amidohydrolase: MIRSALLVSSILTLGACGQAIEPASPSIASVDGWCFHGGTIHTADDRQPQVEAVAVMAGEIVHAGPATDGWCPDGASDYDLNGYALYPGLTDAHAHLIGIGQREMELDLSAVTSIRELQDAVRGAADTLPAGETIYGRGWIETHWPEGRFPNRGDLDAVTDRHPVVLIRSDGHAAVVNSLALSRSSIVGSTEAPFGGAINLDADGNPTGMLIDTAMGLTDDLVPDATAENKAEAYRLGSDVYVSRGWTNIHNMSVPQDDVELINRLANDGDIKLRVYNAVGLPDRQASERVNRMRGGMSTESPFVTTRAVKLYADGALGSRGAALLAPYSDDPSNTGLMTLDRDRAMATFQAALRNGIQINTHAIGDKGNKAVLDWYEEVFNSVPRGDWAVPNPRWRIEHSQILDVSDIERFNALGVIPSMQPSHAIGDLHFAVDRLGPDRLGGAYAWRALIDSGTVIAGGSDAPVEVGDPRIELHAAMNRTDLSGYSNEDWNVDQRVTPQEALKMFTLWPAYAAFQEDRLGSITVGKRADLSVFNKDMLDPEIAPMDAEPVMTMVDGKVVWAR; this comes from the coding sequence ATGATCCGCTCCGCTCTCCTTGTCTCATCAATACTTACTCTTGGCGCATGTGGCCAAGCCATCGAACCCGCCTCTCCGTCGATCGCATCCGTCGACGGGTGGTGCTTTCATGGCGGGACGATCCATACGGCTGATGATCGTCAGCCTCAGGTCGAAGCTGTCGCCGTCATGGCTGGTGAGATTGTCCATGCAGGCCCTGCAACGGATGGCTGGTGCCCGGACGGTGCGTCTGATTACGATCTTAACGGATACGCGCTCTACCCAGGTCTGACCGATGCGCATGCTCACCTGATCGGAATTGGTCAGCGCGAGATGGAGCTCGACCTCAGCGCCGTCACTTCCATACGTGAACTTCAGGACGCTGTGAGAGGTGCAGCGGACACGCTTCCGGCAGGCGAGACGATCTATGGTCGGGGCTGGATCGAAACCCATTGGCCCGAAGGCCGCTTCCCGAACCGGGGTGATCTGGACGCTGTGACGGACCGTCATCCGGTCGTTCTGATCCGGTCCGATGGTCATGCCGCCGTGGTCAATAGCCTGGCCCTGAGTCGGTCATCCATCGTTGGGTCCACCGAAGCTCCCTTCGGCGGGGCGATCAATCTTGATGCCGATGGCAATCCGACAGGCATGCTGATCGATACGGCAATGGGACTGACGGATGATCTGGTTCCCGATGCAACGGCGGAAAACAAGGCCGAAGCTTACCGGCTCGGTTCCGATGTCTATGTCAGCCGGGGCTGGACCAATATCCACAATATGAGCGTGCCGCAGGATGATGTGGAACTGATCAACCGGCTCGCCAATGACGGCGACATCAAGCTGCGTGTTTACAATGCTGTCGGCCTGCCTGACCGCCAGGCCAGCGAGCGGGTTAACCGGATGCGCGGTGGCATGTCGACAGAATCACCCTTCGTCACGACGCGTGCGGTCAAACTCTATGCTGACGGCGCGCTCGGATCCCGAGGTGCGGCACTGTTGGCACCCTACTCCGACGATCCGTCCAATACGGGCCTTATGACACTGGATCGGGACCGCGCAATGGCGACGTTCCAGGCCGCGCTTCGCAACGGCATTCAGATCAATACTCACGCGATTGGTGACAAGGGCAACAAGGCCGTGCTCGACTGGTATGAGGAGGTCTTTAATTCCGTTCCACGCGGCGACTGGGCCGTGCCCAATCCGCGCTGGCGTATCGAACATAGTCAGATACTGGATGTTTCGGATATTGAACGGTTCAACGCACTGGGCGTCATACCGTCCATGCAACCCAGCCACGCCATCGGCGACTTGCATTTCGCAGTCGATCGGTTGGGGCCGGACCGGCTGGGCGGGGCCTATGCCTGGCGCGCTCTGATCGATAGCGGGACGGTGATTGCGGGCGGGTCCGATGCACCTGTTGAAGTCGGCGATCCGCGGATAGAACTGCACGCGGCCATGAACCGGACGGATCTATCGGGCTATTCCAATGAAGACTGGAACGTCGATCAGCGCGTCACGCCACAGGAAGCCCTGAAGATGTTCACGCTCTGGCCGGCCTATGCCGCCTTTCAGGAAGACCGGCTTGGATCGATTACGGTTGGCAAACGGGCTGATTTATCCGTCTTCAACAAGGATATGCTGGATCCGGAGATCGCCCCGATGGATGCCGAACCGGTCATGACCATGGTGGACGGAAAGGTCGTCTGGGCGCGTTAG
- a CDS encoding YajQ family cyclic di-GMP-binding protein encodes MPSFDIVSEVDRAEIANAVQNVTREIGTRYDFKGSKSTVEALDEGIKVFADDDLKLKQMHELIRGHLHKRGIEPGQLDYQKVDPAAGASVRQVIAVKEGIDRDMARQIVKAIKGSKMKVQVAIQGDELRVTGKKRDDLQAAIQFVKDMGLEQPVQFKNFRD; translated from the coding sequence ATGCCTTCATTCGATATTGTCAGCGAAGTCGATCGCGCCGAAATCGCCAATGCGGTTCAAAACGTGACCCGGGAAATCGGGACACGCTACGATTTCAAGGGCAGCAAGAGCACGGTCGAGGCCTTGGATGAAGGCATCAAAGTGTTCGCGGATGATGATCTGAAGCTCAAACAGATGCATGAGCTGATCCGCGGCCACCTGCATAAGCGCGGTATCGAGCCCGGGCAGTTGGACTACCAGAAAGTCGATCCGGCTGCGGGCGCGAGTGTCAGGCAGGTGATCGCCGTGAAAGAAGGGATCGACCGCGACATGGCGCGCCAGATCGTCAAAGCGATCAAGGGCTCAAAGATGAAGGTCCAAGTCGCGATTCAGGGGGATGAACTCAGGGTCACGGGTAAAAAACGCGACGACCTTCAGGCCGCCATTCAATTCGTAAAAGATATGGGGCTTGAACAACCTGTCCAATTCAAGAATTTCAGGGACTGA
- a CDS encoding SDR family NAD(P)-dependent oxidoreductase gives MFDNQVVAVTGASGGIGRAIGAMFAQNGGKVALSDLSPPVEAAAGINAKAYACDVSSELSVKAFIEQVEGDLGPIDVFISNAGVGAGNGPHVAGGSNESWETSWQVNVMGSVYAARALMPGWLERGSGRFVVTASAAGLLNQVGSASYSATKHAAVSFAESIAIEHGDQGIKSHCICPQYVRTNMTAGVDFSGQREKLLEPEDVAETLRQAIRDEKFLVLPHPVAGEYYAYRAANPDGWLDGMRKMLAKLKETKSYIFKDS, from the coding sequence ATGTTTGATAACCAAGTCGTTGCCGTGACAGGCGCATCCGGTGGAATAGGGCGGGCTATCGGGGCCATGTTCGCTCAGAATGGCGGGAAGGTCGCGCTCTCTGATCTATCCCCCCCCGTCGAAGCCGCTGCTGGCATCAATGCCAAGGCCTATGCGTGCGATGTCTCGTCGGAGCTCTCCGTCAAGGCTTTTATCGAGCAAGTTGAAGGTGATCTTGGGCCAATCGATGTTTTCATTTCCAATGCCGGTGTCGGGGCCGGGAACGGCCCTCATGTTGCCGGCGGGTCGAATGAGAGCTGGGAAACAAGCTGGCAGGTCAATGTCATGGGGAGCGTCTATGCGGCACGAGCCCTTATGCCAGGATGGCTGGAACGCGGCAGTGGCCGCTTCGTTGTGACGGCATCGGCAGCTGGTCTTCTCAACCAGGTCGGTTCGGCCAGCTACAGCGCCACCAAGCACGCGGCCGTTTCCTTCGCCGAGAGCATTGCGATTGAGCATGGTGATCAGGGTATCAAGAGCCATTGTATCTGCCCGCAATATGTCCGGACCAATATGACGGCTGGCGTCGACTTTTCTGGCCAGAGAGAAAAACTATTAGAACCCGAAGACGTCGCCGAAACGCTGCGTCAGGCGATCAGGGACGAAAAGTTCTTGGTTCTTCCGCACCCGGTTGCAGGCGAGTATTACGCCTACCGTGCGGCCAATCCGGATGGATGGCTCGACGGTATGCGCAAGATGCTCGCCAAACTCAAAGAGACCAAAAGCTACATTTTCAAGGACAGCTGA
- a CDS encoding phosphotransferase family protein: MAGENATIAVRKGEGLDIGAVDAVLKDHVDGLSGSPQVTQYPSGNSNLTYAIDYPDRRLVLRRPPFGPLPKAGHNMFREYRIMRDLKPAFDQVPNTVFYTDDESIIGKEFYVMDRVDGPLIHKTIPPNWNWSEDDTAELGENFIDTLARLHTLDWKALGLDDFGKPDGYVKRQITGWNKRWDKAWTDGITRFEDVQAWLEDQMPAESGNVGVLHGDYRVDNAILKADDPRKIAALLDWEICAIGDPLMDLGNTLSYWIQADDPAPMHMMIRQPSAASGMPTRREFADRYGDKTGYDVSDIHYHFVYGIWRLAVIIQQIHARYVRGQTQDERFAVMDKSVEALGALARHKIDTGTL, from the coding sequence ATGGCAGGTGAAAATGCCACGATTGCCGTCCGGAAGGGCGAAGGCCTCGATATCGGTGCTGTTGATGCCGTTCTGAAAGACCATGTGGACGGCCTGTCCGGATCGCCACAGGTCACACAATACCCCTCCGGAAATTCCAACCTGACCTACGCCATCGATTACCCTGACCGCCGCCTTGTTCTGCGCCGACCGCCTTTCGGCCCCCTCCCAAAAGCCGGGCATAACATGTTCCGTGAATACCGGATCATGCGAGATCTGAAGCCCGCATTCGACCAGGTTCCGAACACAGTTTTCTATACGGATGATGAGAGCATTATCGGCAAGGAGTTCTACGTTATGGATCGGGTCGATGGACCGCTGATTCACAAGACTATACCGCCCAACTGGAACTGGTCAGAAGACGATACGGCGGAACTGGGTGAGAATTTTATCGATACGCTGGCGCGTCTCCATACGCTTGATTGGAAAGCGCTCGGCCTTGATGATTTTGGTAAGCCGGATGGCTATGTGAAGCGCCAGATCACGGGTTGGAACAAGCGCTGGGACAAGGCGTGGACAGACGGCATAACGCGGTTTGAAGATGTTCAGGCCTGGCTCGAAGACCAGATGCCTGCCGAGAGCGGCAATGTTGGCGTACTCCATGGCGACTACCGTGTCGATAATGCGATCCTGAAGGCCGATGATCCGCGCAAGATTGCCGCGCTTCTGGACTGGGAGATTTGCGCTATCGGTGATCCGCTGATGGATTTGGGCAATACGCTGTCCTACTGGATCCAGGCCGACGACCCCGCGCCCATGCACATGATGATCCGTCAGCCTTCGGCCGCGTCCGGCATGCCGACGCGCCGCGAATTCGCAGACCGCTACGGCGATAAGACGGGTTATGACGTGTCCGACATCCATTACCATTTTGTCTACGGCATCTGGCGGTTAGCTGTAATCATTCAGCAAATTCATGCGAGATATGTCCGCGGTCAAACGCAAGACGAACGCTTTGCAGTCATGGACAAGTCAGTCGAAGCCCTTGGCGCGCTGGCGCGGCACAAGATCGACACAGGAACACTTTAG
- a CDS encoding D-Ala-D-Ala carboxypeptidase family metallohydrolase — protein sequence MTPPPGWRWPNFMPQEMACRHCGETYYWPDFMDRLQAARDQVGRPFRVLSAHRCSLHNARIGGAPRSQHLRLAVDIALHGHDARSLYRALRQTGFTGFGFYNTFIHADLGPLRRWFGNNSARKEWHNWLD from the coding sequence ATGACGCCGCCCCCCGGCTGGCGCTGGCCGAATTTCATGCCGCAGGAAATGGCCTGCCGCCATTGCGGCGAAACTTATTACTGGCCGGATTTCATGGATAGGCTGCAAGCCGCACGCGACCAGGTCGGGCGGCCATTTCGCGTGCTATCCGCGCATCGGTGCAGTCTGCATAATGCCCGCATTGGCGGAGCACCGCGGTCCCAGCATCTCAGGCTGGCAGTGGACATCGCTCTACACGGACATGATGCGCGGTCGCTTTACCGAGCGCTGCGACAGACCGGTTTCACCGGTTTCGGTTTCTACAACACATTTATACATGCCGACCTTGGCCCGCTGCGCCGCTGGTTTGGCAACAACTCTGCGAGGAAAGAATGGCACAACTGGCTGGATTGA
- a CDS encoding fused MFS/spermidine synthase yields MAEILTQPVTAVKRIPSSLLAIMFTTTIFLSATLLFSVQPMFTKLILPLLGGASNVWNTAMVFFQAMLLGGYVYAHLSSRYLSLRVQIGLHVAITVIGLTFLPLAIGSVAVPESGTPTLWLLGLFAATVGAPFFALSANAPLLQKWFSLTDHADAKDPYFLYSASNAASLLILCAYPILIEPALRLGEQTSVWTFGYVGLIILIGATGLLTLTRLKPNLDTANIKAASLQTLSFRRILFWLMVSFIPSSLMLGVTSHMTSNIASVPMLWIVPLALYLLTFVIVFARRPMLRAAQLRPLIPWVVLITLFVMFLPVLSALTIIAICLTSFLIIALYCHACLVESRPDTSRLTLFYIVMSLGGVMGGVFNALAAPLLFVTTFEYPLVLFLAAFILPAHIGLMRPAQGGVFKSLGLLLVAIIAAFVLPALGWLPRMSGIVIALIVFAATLPLNIRRAQSILILATLVITAVFQPGADEDTIHRDRSFYATMSVEAKMTPLGPMHSFIHGDTVHNFQLRAPEFRTRPASYYAPGGSFDRAISAVRKPGEGMSVALIGLGAGALSCYEQSGDRWTYFEIDPAVISMARNPDLFSFLDDCAPSADIRVGDARQTLASLANGSQDMIIIDAFSSGSIPAHLVTREAMTLYRSKLSNDGLIFFHTSNRMMDVTSVVVRVAEDAGLASRFIETEFSGQAASYSTESNGLLIGPDSVLQRATAGDREWTRWIPSETVGVWTDDYSAIISAIRAKMLRNGRSEPIRSTD; encoded by the coding sequence ATGGCCGAAATTCTGACGCAGCCCGTAACAGCGGTGAAGCGTATTCCGTCCAGCCTGCTGGCGATCATGTTCACGACGACAATCTTCCTGTCGGCGACCCTGCTGTTTTCAGTCCAGCCCATGTTCACCAAGCTGATCCTGCCTTTACTGGGTGGAGCGTCGAATGTCTGGAATACCGCTATGGTCTTCTTTCAGGCCATGTTGCTGGGCGGCTATGTTTATGCGCATTTGAGTTCACGTTATCTGTCCTTGCGAGTGCAGATTGGTTTGCATGTCGCAATTACCGTGATCGGCCTGACATTCCTGCCACTCGCTATCGGATCGGTCGCTGTTCCGGAAAGCGGGACGCCGACGCTCTGGTTGCTGGGATTGTTTGCTGCCACGGTCGGCGCACCGTTTTTCGCATTGTCAGCCAATGCACCGCTCTTGCAGAAATGGTTCAGCCTGACGGACCATGCTGATGCGAAAGACCCGTATTTTCTTTATAGCGCGTCCAATGCTGCCAGCCTGTTGATCCTGTGTGCCTACCCGATCTTGATCGAACCGGCCTTGCGGTTGGGCGAGCAGACGTCTGTTTGGACCTTCGGATATGTCGGATTGATCATTCTGATCGGTGCCACGGGCTTGCTGACCTTGACCAGGCTGAAGCCGAACCTCGACACAGCTAACATCAAGGCCGCGTCATTACAGACCTTAAGCTTTCGGCGTATCCTCTTCTGGCTGATGGTCAGCTTCATCCCGTCCAGTCTGATGCTGGGCGTTACCAGTCACATGACAAGCAATATCGCGTCTGTGCCAATGCTCTGGATCGTGCCTCTTGCTCTCTATCTGCTGACATTCGTCATCGTCTTTGCACGTCGTCCGATGCTGCGCGCGGCTCAGCTTCGCCCGCTTATTCCCTGGGTCGTTCTAATAACTCTTTTTGTGATGTTTTTACCCGTGCTGAGCGCTTTGACGATTATCGCGATCTGTCTGACTTCCTTCTTGATTATCGCGCTTTACTGCCATGCCTGTCTGGTCGAGAGCCGTCCCGATACGTCACGCCTGACTCTGTTCTATATCGTGATGTCGCTCGGCGGTGTCATGGGCGGCGTATTCAACGCACTGGCCGCCCCGCTTCTATTTGTGACGACATTTGAATATCCGCTCGTCCTGTTTCTGGCGGCCTTCATTCTCCCGGCTCATATCGGCCTGATGCGGCCAGCACAGGGGGGTGTTTTCAAAAGTCTGGGTCTCCTGCTTGTCGCGATAATCGCCGCATTCGTTCTGCCCGCATTGGGCTGGCTGCCGCGCATGAGCGGGATCGTCATCGCCCTGATCGTATTCGCGGCAACGTTGCCGCTGAATATCCGGCGCGCTCAGTCAATTCTTATCTTGGCGACACTTGTCATCACCGCAGTGTTCCAACCGGGCGCTGATGAGGATACTATCCATCGTGATCGTAGTTTCTACGCGACCATGTCCGTAGAAGCGAAGATGACGCCGCTCGGACCAATGCACAGCTTCATCCACGGTGATACGGTTCATAATTTCCAGCTTCGAGCTCCTGAGTTCCGGACGCGTCCGGCCTCATATTACGCTCCCGGCGGGTCATTCGACCGCGCCATTTCGGCGGTCCGCAAACCCGGTGAGGGGATGTCCGTCGCGTTGATCGGTCTCGGTGCGGGCGCACTGAGCTGTTATGAGCAATCAGGTGATCGATGGACCTATTTCGAGATCGATCCTGCCGTCATTTCCATGGCGCGCAATCCGGACCTGTTCAGCTTTTTGGATGATTGCGCGCCTAGCGCCGATATCCGGGTCGGCGACGCCCGACAGACATTGGCCAGTCTCGCCAATGGATCCCAGGACATGATCATTATCGATGCCTTCAGCTCAGGCTCCATTCCAGCACATCTCGTTACGCGGGAGGCGATGACGCTTTACCGCTCCAAACTGAGCAATGACGGTTTGATTTTCTTTCATACCTCAAACCGGATGATGGATGTCACATCCGTCGTCGTGCGGGTGGCCGAGGATGCCGGTCTGGCAAGCCGTTTCATCGAGACGGAATTTTCCGGACAGGCCGCGAGCTATTCTACAGAATCGAACGGTTTGCTGATCGGTCCTGATAGCGTGTTGCAGCGCGCAACCGCTGGAGATCGGGAATGGACGCGCTGGATTCCCAGTGAAACCGTCGGCGTCTGGACGGATGACTATAGTGCAATCATCAGCGCCATCCGCGCCAAGATGTTGCGCAATGGCCGGTCCGAACCTATCAGGTCGACGGACTGA
- a CDS encoding acyl-CoA dehydrogenase family protein, producing the protein MSDAMCLGVTERLKPILDEVRDMVQNDILPIEQKWHNETENAADRWAHTPWQLETLEALKAKAKSKGLWNFWLTKTGLTASDKGFGLTTVEYAHLAEQMGWCHLAPEVFNCSAPDTGNMEVFEKYGTEEHKERWLKPMLEGKVRSAYLMTEPDVASSDATNLEFSAVKDGNEWVLNGEKYWSSGAGDPRCEVYILMARTEAKGGDRSRRHKQHSMFVVPANLPGITKLRAMTIFGQDDAPHGHLHMKFENVRIPADALLIGEGRGFEVSQGRLGPGRIHHCMRAIGQAERALELLCKRSTSREAFGRPLAKLGANYDIIADCRIGIEQARLLCLKAASMMDTGDHRAAAPYISMIKVAAPQVALKCIDEAMQMHGGVGISQDTPLAGMFIQMRTLRYADGPDAVHRMQVARKELRGYTNQTV; encoded by the coding sequence ATGAGCGATGCGATGTGTCTCGGCGTGACCGAGCGCCTAAAACCGATTTTGGACGAAGTCCGGGATATGGTCCAGAATGACATACTGCCGATCGAGCAGAAATGGCATAATGAGACGGAGAACGCGGCGGATCGCTGGGCTCACACACCATGGCAGCTTGAGACGCTCGAGGCGCTGAAAGCCAAGGCGAAATCAAAGGGTCTGTGGAATTTCTGGCTAACCAAGACCGGTTTGACGGCATCTGATAAGGGCTTCGGTCTGACGACTGTGGAGTATGCGCATCTGGCGGAACAGATGGGCTGGTGTCACCTCGCGCCGGAAGTTTTCAACTGCTCCGCGCCTGACACAGGCAATATGGAAGTGTTCGAAAAATATGGCACGGAAGAACATAAGGAACGCTGGCTCAAGCCCATGCTGGAAGGGAAGGTCCGTTCGGCCTATCTGATGACTGAGCCTGATGTTGCCAGCTCCGACGCGACCAATCTGGAATTCAGTGCCGTCAAGGACGGAAACGAGTGGGTTTTGAATGGCGAGAAATACTGGTCGTCCGGTGCTGGTGATCCGCGCTGCGAAGTCTATATTCTGATGGCCCGCACCGAAGCCAAGGGGGGCGATCGGTCCCGCCGCCACAAGCAGCATTCCATGTTCGTGGTTCCAGCCAACCTGCCGGGCATCACCAAGCTGCGCGCCATGACGATCTTCGGTCAGGATGATGCCCCTCACGGCCATCTTCATATGAAGTTTGAAAATGTCCGCATTCCAGCCGATGCGCTGCTCATCGGTGAGGGGCGCGGCTTCGAAGTTAGTCAGGGCCGTCTCGGCCCAGGCCGGATTCACCACTGCATGCGTGCCATCGGTCAGGCTGAGCGCGCGCTGGAACTGCTCTGCAAGCGATCGACCTCACGCGAAGCCTTTGGTCGGCCACTTGCCAAGCTAGGTGCAAACTACGACATCATCGCCGATTGCCGGATCGGTATCGAACAGGCGCGCCTTCTTTGCCTGAAAGCGGCCTCCATGATGGACACGGGTGATCACCGTGCGGCAGCACCTTATATTTCGATGATCAAGGTCGCGGCGCCTCAGGTGGCCCTGAAATGTATCGATGAGGCCATGCAAATGCATGGAGGTGTCGGCATCAGTCAGGATACACCGTTGGCGGGCATGTTCATCCAGATGCGTACCTTGCGATATGCAGACGGCCCTGACGCGGTTCACCGGATGCAGGTCGCGCGCAAAGAGCTGCGCGGCTATACCAACCAGACGGTCTAG
- a CDS encoding DUF3667 domain-containing protein: protein MGTEDEILLALDEGRGLLDQDDVPNQNQSLNCFACDAPMVGLYCHKCGNKNDNYRRSVWSLGIELFQNLTAFDGRMLRSLKSLILKPGQMSRDYSNGARQRWTSPIRFYIATSLLLFGYIAISQTQILAVGTIEEANPRSIVKVSTGADTLSPRLLFFVRKDRMIQLQDQDELDRNAENFLRGFRDATEDVDSTDGLAEAIAELDSQIEDSVIEAERRMLIQTRDSLQARLDRKEAEQAQDSSPGSQNSNADANDSQLSFTGINGQEISLNREGMNALYRMVLQHPETINTRVNNDLKLAMFFMMPFAMLMGAIFIRGRETAMLYDHLVHAAYIHSFSFILLFVFILLNQYTAAPALLLIYTIILLIYLPISAKRMFKRGWFKSFLTAYGVGAVYTLVMLLVFFLIVVLALQELAFDLSEQQARFGNSSTPTSVPFETPATPDVVPPTDP, encoded by the coding sequence ATGGGGACCGAAGACGAAATTCTACTTGCGCTTGACGAAGGGCGCGGCCTGCTGGACCAGGATGACGTTCCCAACCAGAATCAGTCACTCAACTGTTTCGCCTGCGATGCCCCCATGGTTGGGCTTTATTGCCACAAATGCGGTAACAAGAACGACAATTATCGCCGCTCGGTCTGGTCGCTTGGAATCGAACTGTTTCAGAATCTGACAGCCTTCGATGGCAGAATGCTCCGCAGCCTGAAGTCACTCATTCTCAAACCCGGACAGATGTCGCGCGATTACTCAAATGGCGCGCGGCAACGTTGGACCTCACCTATCCGGTTCTACATTGCCACATCACTGCTACTGTTTGGCTACATTGCCATATCCCAAACTCAAATTCTGGCCGTCGGAACGATTGAGGAGGCTAATCCGCGAAGTATCGTCAAAGTTAGCACGGGCGCAGACACGCTGAGCCCTCGGTTGCTGTTCTTCGTGCGAAAAGACCGTATGATCCAGCTTCAGGATCAGGACGAATTGGATCGTAACGCCGAAAACTTCCTCAGGGGGTTTCGCGATGCGACGGAAGATGTCGATTCAACTGATGGGCTGGCAGAAGCGATCGCCGAACTGGATTCGCAAATCGAAGACAGCGTGATCGAGGCCGAACGTCGTATGCTGATCCAGACACGCGATTCGCTGCAAGCGCGGTTGGACCGCAAGGAAGCTGAGCAAGCTCAGGATAGTTCGCCTGGGTCTCAAAATTCCAACGCTGATGCTAATGACAGTCAACTCAGCTTTACCGGGATCAACGGGCAAGAGATTTCGCTCAACCGCGAGGGCATGAACGCGCTCTATCGCATGGTCCTGCAGCACCCCGAGACGATCAACACGCGGGTCAATAACGACTTGAAACTCGCCATGTTCTTCATGATGCCCTTCGCCATGCTGATGGGGGCCATCTTCATACGCGGGCGCGAAACAGCCATGTTGTATGACCATCTGGTCCACGCGGCCTATATTCACAGCTTCTCGTTTATTCTGCTGTTCGTGTTTATTCTGCTGAACCAGTATACGGCTGCCCCGGCACTGTTGCTGATATATACGATCATTCTGCTGATCTATCTGCCTATATCGGCGAAACGCATGTTCAAGCGCGGCTGGTTCAAATCGTTTCTGACCGCCTATGGCGTCGGTGCGGTCTACACGCTTGTAATGCTTCTGGTCTTCTTCCTGATCGTCGTTCTGGCATTACAGGAACTGGCCTTTGACCTTAGCGAACAACAGGCCCGTTTTGGCAATAGTTCTACCCCCACTTCAGTACCATTCGAAACGCCGGCTACGCCAGACGTTGTGCCGCCGACCGACCCCTAG